A genomic window from Gemmatimonadaceae bacterium includes:
- a CDS encoding ATP-binding protein: MAGSRSLALRIPSQLQHIEGVVEAVVHRCAGEAFDDRQLALNLPVALTEALSNAILRGNGEDAAKEVRVRVEFTDDALIVEVEDEGQGFDLDACTEDPTTAENLEREDGRGLFLMRALVDRVEAFRGSGNIVRLTLRRRGHAA; encoded by the coding sequence ATGGCCGGGTCGCGTTCGCTGGCCCTGCGCATCCCGAGCCAGCTCCAGCACATCGAAGGCGTGGTCGAGGCGGTGGTGCACCGCTGCGCGGGCGAGGCCTTTGACGACCGGCAGCTCGCGCTGAACCTGCCGGTGGCGCTCACCGAAGCGCTGTCCAACGCCATCCTCCGCGGCAACGGTGAGGACGCCGCCAAGGAAGTCCGCGTGCGCGTCGAGTTCACCGACGACGCGCTCATCGTCGAGGTCGAGGACGAAGGGCAGGGCTTCGACCTCGACGCCTGCACCGAGGATCCGACCACGGCAGAGAACCTCGAGCGCGAAGACGGCCGCGGGCTGTTCCTGATGCGCGCGCTGGTGGACCGCGTCGAGGCCTTCCGCGGGTCAGGCAACATCGTGCGGCTGACGCTGCGCCGCCGGGGTCACGCCGCGTGA
- the coaD gene encoding pantetheine-phosphate adenylyltransferase has protein sequence MPKTALYAGSFDPITNGHADLIRRSLQFVDRLIVGVAVNVAKQPLFAEEERVALIRAAVEDDPRVEVRAFKGLVVNFAQEVGAKVILRGLRAVADFEYEYQMALMNRHLAPGIETIFMVPSLEVSYLSSSLVREVARFGGDIDKLVHPAVAKALRGKF, from the coding sequence ATGCCGAAGACCGCCCTGTACGCCGGGAGCTTCGACCCGATCACCAACGGTCACGCCGACCTCATCCGCCGCTCGCTGCAGTTCGTCGACCGGCTCATCGTCGGCGTCGCGGTGAACGTGGCGAAGCAGCCGCTCTTCGCCGAAGAGGAGCGGGTGGCGCTCATCCGCGCCGCCGTCGAGGACGACCCGCGGGTGGAGGTCCGCGCGTTCAAGGGCCTGGTGGTGAACTTTGCGCAGGAAGTCGGCGCCAAGGTCATCCTGCGCGGCCTGCGGGCCGTGGCGGACTTCGAGTACGAGTACCAGATGGCGCTGATGAACCGGCATCTGGCGCCGGGCATCGAGACGATCTTTATGGTGCCCTCGCTCGAGGTCAGCTATCTGAGTTCGTCGCTGGTGCGCGAGGTGGCCCGCTTCGGCGGCGACATCGACAAGCTCGTGCACCCGGCCGTCGCCAAGGCGTTGCGCGGCAAGTTCTGA
- a CDS encoding STAS domain-containing protein has product MPLHVSRQGEVVIVEIEGQLIVSNRQELKQRVLDEAETGARKILVDFGRTGYIDSAGLGVLVSLAKRLRELGGDIRLANLNDDLQTLFELTKLDTLFQISDSRERALETF; this is encoded by the coding sequence ATGCCCCTGCACGTATCCCGCCAAGGCGAGGTCGTCATCGTCGAGATCGAGGGCCAGCTCATCGTCAGCAACCGCCAGGAGCTCAAGCAGCGGGTGCTGGACGAAGCCGAGACTGGGGCCCGCAAGATCCTCGTCGACTTCGGCCGCACCGGATACATCGACTCCGCCGGCCTCGGCGTGCTGGTCTCGCTGGCCAAGCGCCTGCGCGAACTCGGCGGCGACATCCGCCTCGCCAACCTCAACGACGACCTGCAGACGCTGTTCGAGCTGACCAAGCTCGACACGCTGTTCCAGATCTCCGACAGCCGGGAACGCGCGCTCGAGACGTTCTGA